A section of the Saliniramus fredricksonii genome encodes:
- a CDS encoding rhodanese-like domain-containing protein, translated as MRKTILYGFALLAALAAGLAIVLIETRPAPAHLSLEARSGEALAQEEDTLVVDIRRPEEWVQTGVVAGAVLVTYTDAKSFIARIEPLLAPGQELALICRSGNRSSLAAREIAQRIDNPVVDIAGGMLRVVAEGYSPLPPRREQGCMIC; from the coding sequence ATGCGCAAGACAATTCTTTACGGCTTCGCCCTCCTCGCCGCTCTGGCAGCCGGGCTCGCCATCGTCCTGATCGAGACCCGCCCCGCACCGGCGCATCTGAGCCTGGAGGCGCGCAGCGGTGAAGCGCTCGCGCAGGAGGAGGATACGCTCGTCGTTGATATCAGGCGCCCCGAGGAATGGGTCCAGACCGGCGTCGTCGCGGGCGCCGTGCTCGTGACCTACACCGATGCCAAGAGCTTCATCGCACGCATCGAGCCTTTGCTCGCACCCGGCCAGGAACTGGCCCTGATCTGCCGCTCGGGCAACCGCAGCTCCCTGGCTGCACGTGAGATCGCGCAGCGGATCGACAATCCCGTGGTCGATATTGCCGGCGGCATGCTGCGCGTCGTGGCAGAGGGCTATTCCCCGCTGCCACCACGCCGTGAACAGGGCTGCATGATCTGTTGA
- a CDS encoding class I SAM-dependent methyltransferase: MDTPGSDTAPITDADGKISALRALLEDVHARLAPDFGFRLWDGSRVPADWPDDGLAITIADPGVVAKLVRRPRLDTLIKLHVDGRLDLAGGSFFDLVAARPTGKPGRLLRGISKRRVLAVIRHFFFVPQGPASVLDPVKGDAIARDGSEATNRSNVAYHYDVSNDFYALFLDPEMVYTCAYFAEDHMDLERAQCDKLDMICRKLRLQPGERFLDIGSGWGALVCHAAEHYGVEAHGVTLSSEQLALAREKAQKCGIADRVTFHFQDYRAMEGSFDKIASIGMFEQVGIRNHGDYFATMNRLLRPGGLYLHHCIARRAKRSDKRFLKMSPEYRALVRYIFPGGELDHLGMSISNLERAGFEIHDVEGWREHYRRTTYLWWERLAARREEAEKLVGPEKLRMWLLYLAGCSLAFARGGAYVNQTLTSKRIKGDRGHAPLPVPLSRVDLYR; encoded by the coding sequence ATGGACACGCCAGGCAGCGACACAGCGCCGATTACGGACGCGGATGGGAAAATCTCCGCCCTGCGGGCGCTGCTCGAGGACGTGCATGCAAGGCTCGCCCCCGATTTCGGCTTCCGGCTCTGGGACGGCTCGCGGGTACCGGCAGATTGGCCGGATGACGGGCTCGCCATCACCATCGCCGATCCCGGCGTCGTGGCGAAACTGGTGCGCCGCCCGCGCCTCGACACGCTGATCAAGCTGCATGTGGACGGGCGGCTCGATCTCGCCGGCGGCTCCTTCTTCGACCTCGTCGCCGCGCGCCCGACCGGCAAGCCGGGGCGACTCTTGCGCGGCATCTCAAAACGCCGCGTCCTCGCCGTCATCCGGCATTTCTTCTTCGTGCCGCAGGGCCCCGCCAGCGTGCTCGATCCGGTCAAGGGCGACGCGATCGCCCGCGACGGCAGCGAGGCGACCAATCGCAGCAATGTCGCCTATCACTATGATGTTTCGAATGATTTCTACGCGCTCTTCCTCGATCCGGAGATGGTCTATACCTGTGCCTATTTCGCCGAGGATCATATGGATCTGGAGCGGGCGCAATGCGACAAGCTCGACATGATCTGCCGCAAGCTGCGGCTGCAACCCGGCGAGCGCTTCCTCGATATCGGCTCGGGCTGGGGCGCGCTGGTCTGCCACGCGGCGGAGCATTACGGCGTCGAGGCGCATGGCGTGACGCTGAGTTCCGAGCAACTGGCGCTGGCCCGCGAGAAGGCGCAGAAATGCGGCATCGCCGATCGCGTGACCTTCCATTTCCAGGATTATCGGGCGATGGAGGGCAGTTTCGACAAGATCGCCTCGATCGGCATGTTCGAACAGGTCGGCATCCGCAATCACGGCGATTACTTCGCCACGATGAACCGGCTGCTGCGGCCCGGCGGGCTCTACCTGCACCATTGCATCGCAAGGCGTGCCAAGCGTTCGGACAAGCGCTTCCTGAAGATGAGCCCGGAATACCGCGCACTGGTGCGCTACATCTTCCCCGGCGGCGAGCTCGATCATCTGGGCATGTCGATCTCCAACCTCGAACGCGCGGGTTTCGAGATCCACGATGTCGAGGGCTGGCGCGAACATTATCGCCGCACGACTTATCTGTGGTGGGAACGCCTCGCCGCGCGGCGGGAGGAAGCGGAAAAGCTGGTCGGGCCGGAAAAGCTGCGGATGTGGCTGCTCTATCTGGCCGGCTGCTCCCTCGCCTTCGCCCGGGGCGGCGCCTATGTCAATCAGACGCTGACCTCGAAACGCATCAAGGGCGATCGCGGCCATGCGCCCCTGCCGGTGCCGTTGTCGCGCGTGGATCTCTATCGCTGA
- a CDS encoding helix-turn-helix transcriptional regulator produces the protein MAEESGRLRLIETIYEAAIDPLRWQVVLDQIVDSAGAQGSALLVRAETGYPYEITALSRAYREFVSRPEGLDYVANLRGHEAPDWAAFARQPINHPFPDTDVGISREVLDTRPDCIVLRESVGIDRRIGLRLNDNPVWFEGMTIGFDPAVTELPEAAFDALGRHAVHLARAAELSRTFMQLRARYNAALTALDRVGTGMGVGLPDGRIIVCNRELTRITGSDDGLSLTRDGRIACRDPDLALRINAAIARACETASGESEAARQTIAVPRLSGAPAFILDIAPLNDADCEIDRGLNGALISVIDPHNAPLFDAERFARAYALTGAEKEIARLVPRGHTVEEIAERRGTAPATVKNQLAAMLAKTGARNRLALIHKMASLTPHIS, from the coding sequence ATGGCGGAGGAATCGGGCCGATTACGGTTGATCGAGACGATATACGAAGCCGCCATCGACCCGCTGCGATGGCAGGTCGTGCTCGATCAGATCGTCGACAGTGCGGGCGCTCAGGGTAGCGCTTTGCTGGTCAGAGCCGAGACCGGATACCCTTATGAGATTACTGCGCTGAGCCGGGCCTATCGGGAGTTCGTGAGCCGGCCCGAGGGTCTGGATTACGTCGCCAATCTGCGCGGACATGAGGCGCCGGATTGGGCGGCCTTTGCCAGGCAGCCGATCAATCACCCCTTCCCCGATACCGATGTCGGCATCTCACGCGAGGTGCTCGATACCCGACCGGATTGTATCGTCCTGCGGGAATCCGTCGGCATCGACCGGCGTATCGGTTTGCGCCTGAACGACAATCCGGTCTGGTTCGAAGGCATGACCATCGGTTTCGACCCGGCTGTGACGGAATTGCCGGAAGCGGCCTTCGACGCACTGGGCCGCCACGCCGTCCATCTCGCGCGTGCTGCGGAACTGAGCCGGACCTTCATGCAACTGCGCGCGCGTTACAATGCGGCGCTCACTGCGCTCGATCGGGTGGGCACCGGAATGGGCGTCGGCCTGCCTGACGGGCGGATCATCGTCTGCAACCGCGAGCTCACGCGCATCACCGGCTCGGATGACGGGCTCTCGCTGACCCGCGACGGCCGCATTGCCTGTCGCGACCCGGATCTGGCTCTGCGCATCAATGCGGCAATCGCACGCGCCTGTGAGACGGCGAGCGGCGAGAGCGAGGCTGCCCGCCAGACCATTGCGGTGCCGCGCCTCTCCGGCGCCCCGGCCTTCATCCTCGATATCGCTCCGCTCAACGATGCCGATTGCGAAATCGACAGAGGCCTGAACGGTGCGCTGATCAGCGTCATCGATCCCCATAACGCGCCGCTCTTCGACGCTGAACGCTTTGCCAGAGCCTATGCACTGACCGGCGCGGAGAAGGAGATCGCCCGTCTTGTCCCGCGCGGGCATACCGTAGAGGAAATCGCCGAGCGACGCGGCACGGCGCCCGCGACAGTCAAGAACCAGCTCGCGGCCATGCTCGCCAAGACCGGTGCGCGCAACCGTCTGGCGCTGATCCACAAGATGGCCAGCCTCACGCCGCATATCAGTTGA
- a CDS encoding peptidoglycan-binding domain-containing protein, with protein MMSEKQLKTCAGFVIAAVMTAVMAAITVGSSGLAAPARAEPIRALQAALDERSCEPGPVDGLWGRMTARALMRFNLASGSGITRPITEADIAKLTGSTAQCDSTAERERRTDLIIADYANNAFGDCAGISQIRHYQRTLTRAVSSPTGVWQFITSINDAGSQFLHAHDAARFEAFIADLVQAAEQGAYTQLDFRRDGNLSNPAHNQSTLLLNVAYFVSIVDHFDLWKPGQRETMIAWGDILRRQSRRTRGPGRGQIDPSVRWPDTVAMQAAANITWGIITHKISDIEAGIDDILSMLRRMHPDGPVRAFIRGPWTNAWMPDKNLYLQDHLIGFMVLAAHAAHYAGRDFFEERFNGTNLHESIAWHLDAIEDPQGFGGLSAKQDMHFFRGSGGFAYWGWVEPYIALFPDSDNAERMREMSRRALGFRTHYRGAAGNTSCLFRGFEPPSRALN; from the coding sequence ATGATGTCCGAAAAACAGCTTAAAACCTGTGCCGGCTTCGTCATAGCCGCAGTCATGACCGCAGTCATGGCCGCAATCACCGTCGGCAGCAGCGGCCTCGCTGCGCCGGCTCGGGCGGAGCCGATCCGTGCTCTGCAAGCCGCACTCGATGAGCGATCATGTGAACCGGGGCCGGTAGACGGATTGTGGGGCCGCATGACGGCACGGGCACTGATGCGGTTCAACCTCGCATCCGGAAGCGGAATCACCCGACCGATCACCGAGGCGGATATCGCCAAGCTCACCGGCAGCACGGCGCAATGCGACAGCACCGCAGAGAGGGAACGGCGGACGGACCTGATCATCGCTGACTATGCCAACAACGCCTTTGGCGATTGTGCCGGCATTTCGCAGATCAGGCATTACCAGCGCACCCTCACGCGCGCCGTATCCTCTCCGACCGGCGTATGGCAGTTCATCACATCGATCAATGATGCCGGCTCGCAATTCCTGCACGCGCATGACGCGGCCCGTTTCGAAGCATTCATCGCAGACCTCGTGCAGGCTGCAGAACAGGGTGCCTATACGCAACTCGATTTTCGTCGCGACGGAAACCTGTCGAATCCTGCCCATAATCAATCGACATTGCTGCTTAACGTCGCCTATTTTGTCAGTATCGTCGATCATTTCGACCTGTGGAAACCGGGTCAGCGCGAGACGATGATCGCCTGGGGCGATATCCTGCGGCGCCAGTCACGGCGCACGCGTGGCCCGGGGCGCGGCCAGATCGATCCTTCGGTCCGCTGGCCCGATACGGTCGCCATGCAGGCCGCGGCCAACATCACCTGGGGCATCATCACTCATAAAATCTCTGACATCGAAGCCGGTATCGACGACATCCTTTCGATGCTGCGGCGGATGCATCCCGACGGGCCCGTCCGCGCATTTATCCGTGGGCCCTGGACCAATGCCTGGATGCCGGACAAGAACCTCTACCTGCAGGACCATCTGATCGGATTCATGGTCCTCGCCGCGCATGCGGCGCACTATGCAGGCCGCGATTTCTTCGAAGAGCGCTTCAACGGGACCAATCTGCATGAGTCCATTGCCTGGCATCTCGACGCAATCGAGGACCCGCAGGGTTTTGGCGGCCTGTCCGCGAAGCAGGACATGCATTTCTTTCGTGGCAGCGGAGGCTTTGCCTATTGGGGCTGGGTCGAGCCTTATATCGCGCTGTTTCCCGATTCAGACAATGCCGAGCGGATGCGGGAGATGAGCCGGCGGGCGCTCGGCTTCCGCACACATTATCGGGGTGCCGCAGGCAATACCTCGTGCCTGTTTCGCGGTTTCGAGCCGCCATCGCGCGCACTCAACTGA
- a CDS encoding YgaP family membrane protein, producing MTIERMILLIVGLVVIVSVLLGIYHSPYWFWVTGLMGAHLVQASFTGMCPVVMTLKKLGLPSKPDFG from the coding sequence ATGACCATCGAGCGCATGATTCTTCTGATCGTCGGCCTGGTCGTGATCGTTTCCGTCCTGCTCGGCATCTATCACAGCCCCTATTGGTTCTGGGTTACGGGCCTGATGGGCGCGCATCTGGTCCAGGCGTCGTTTACCGGCATGTGCCCGGTCGTGATGACCCTAAAGAAGCTCGGCCTGCCATCGAAACCCGACTTCGGTTGA
- a CDS encoding methyl-accepting chemotaxis protein: protein MFNNLSVTRKGLAAFLGLALVGVIAGIVSFDRASVAERAIMQATQANNLLVEGRTVEGAIMSQAFSLQGFVLTGDRRRLAAFEAGVPEIQAGFEALGEGAQALDPQLAEPVTQAKASWDSWRENYVAPQIERMRDPMTVDLARAVAGSVDAEARFEQMRTDVGMVEAEIASVSATLVEAQQRALAVVKGMGIGASLLIALVAIGFAYLNFATISRPLARLADTTQRLADGDLDARPDVSARSDEIGMMSKALQVFRENLERTRVLEAETGEQRAAAERARREEMERLAREFEASVLQLSDEMQAETARLGEASAALSEIAARTTEQAIGASTASEETSVNVRSVASAAEEMSASIGEITSQVNASSEMAVGAADDVARSTAAVSNLNGVVERVGDVTRLISEIAAQTNLLALNATIEAARAGEAGKGFAVVAAEVKSLADQTGKATEDIARQIDDMREAAQASMQAASAVADKVNAITERMNAVAAAAEQQNATTGEIARNVSEAATGTQDVSRAITEVSGQASRTGELSATVQNSTESMTIRSRTLREAMDGFLANIRAA, encoded by the coding sequence ATGTTCAATAATCTCTCCGTCACCAGGAAAGGCCTCGCCGCCTTCCTCGGCCTCGCGCTCGTCGGCGTCATCGCCGGTATCGTCTCATTCGATCGTGCAAGTGTCGCGGAACGCGCCATCATGCAGGCAACGCAGGCAAACAATCTGCTGGTCGAGGGGCGCACCGTCGAGGGAGCCATCATGAGCCAGGCTTTCTCCCTGCAAGGCTTCGTTCTGACCGGCGACCGCCGTCGCCTGGCTGCCTTCGAAGCCGGCGTGCCCGAGATCCAGGCCGGCTTCGAAGCACTCGGCGAAGGGGCGCAGGCACTCGATCCGCAGCTCGCCGAACCGGTGACGCAGGCGAAGGCCAGCTGGGATTCCTGGCGCGAGAACTATGTCGCCCCGCAAATCGAGCGCATGCGCGATCCGATGACGGTCGATCTCGCGCGCGCAGTCGCCGGTTCCGTCGATGCCGAGGCGCGTTTCGAGCAGATGCGCACGGATGTCGGCATGGTCGAGGCGGAAATCGCCTCCGTCAGCGCCACACTCGTCGAAGCCCAGCAGCGCGCACTTGCGGTCGTCAAGGGAATGGGAATCGGCGCGTCCTTGCTGATTGCCCTCGTCGCGATCGGCTTTGCCTATCTCAACTTCGCGACGATCTCGCGTCCGCTTGCGCGCCTCGCCGATACCACCCAGCGCCTCGCTGACGGTGATCTCGACGCAAGACCCGATGTCAGCGCACGCAGTGACGAGATCGGCATGATGAGCAAGGCGCTCCAGGTCTTCCGCGAAAACCTCGAGCGCACGCGCGTCCTCGAAGCCGAGACGGGCGAACAGCGTGCGGCGGCAGAGCGGGCGCGGCGTGAGGAAATGGAGCGTCTCGCCCGCGAATTCGAGGCCTCGGTGCTGCAGCTCTCCGACGAGATGCAGGCGGAGACGGCACGGCTCGGGGAAGCATCGGCAGCGCTTTCCGAAATCGCGGCAAGGACGACGGAGCAGGCGATCGGCGCCTCCACGGCCTCGGAGGAGACCTCGGTCAATGTGCGCAGCGTCGCCAGCGCTGCGGAAGAGATGTCGGCCTCGATCGGCGAGATCACCAGCCAGGTCAACGCGTCTTCTGAAATGGCGGTCGGTGCGGCAGACGATGTCGCGCGCTCGACTGCCGCCGTATCGAACCTCAACGGCGTGGTCGAGCGTGTCGGCGACGTCACCCGGCTGATCTCCGAGATCGCGGCCCAGACGAACCTGCTCGCACTGAACGCCACCATCGAGGCTGCGCGGGCAGGCGAGGCCGGAAAGGGCTTCGCGGTCGTCGCCGCGGAGGTGAAGTCCCTCGCCGACCAGACCGGCAAGGCGACCGAGGACATTGCGCGTCAGATCGATGACATGCGCGAAGCGGCCCAGGCTTCGATGCAGGCAGCATCGGCCGTCGCAGACAAGGTGAACGCCATCACCGAGCGCATGAACGCCGTCGCAGCCGCCGCCGAGCAGCAGAACGCCACCACCGGCGAGATCGCGCGCAATGTCTCCGAAGCCGCGACCGGCACCCAGGATGTCAGCCGCGCGATCACCGAGGTGAGCGGTCAGGCGAGCCGCACCGGTGAGCTTTCTGCGACCGTGCAGAACTCCACCGAGTCGATGACGATCCGGTCGCGCACCCTGCGCGAAGCGATGGACGGCTTTCTGGCGAATATCCGCGCCGCCTGA
- a CDS encoding cation-translocating P-type ATPase has translation MTKHHVRSVEETLEDLSVDPERGLGEAEVRQRRGEHGRNRLGEAERVSPWKILADQFRNLVIGILAVAAIVSFAMGEIVQMAAILAAIVINAAIGFFTEWKAVRSMEALRSLGAVQARVTRDGSSMTVDSEDLVPGDVVLLDAGDVVTADLRLVEANGLTCDESSLTGESVPVTKTTEPVEEETPLAERTSMAFKGTAVTGGSGAGVVVAIGMQTELGGIARMTSEASEEVTPLEKRLDRLARNLVVVTLIVATAVAALGWLGGKDLVSMLETAVALAVAAVPEGLPIVATVALARGMWRMARRNALVERLAAVETLGSTSVIFADKTGTLTQNRMRVARLALPGQDEELHWEGDAHPEAPPPLACRLLEVAALCNNAELEQADGDNGEHPAGTGDPMEIALLHAAAAAGLARDRLLDDQPEEREESFDADTKMMATFHARGGGFRIAVKGAPEAVLDVVTQVATEEGEREGEAGALSDAARKDWEARIETLAAKGYRVLAFAERQSDSAEADPYEGLTLLGLVGLEDPPRDDVPDAIERCRRAGIRVIMVTGDQPVTAAAIAEQVGLAEKPKAIVGRDLPKLGDGAQADAHDGLRDNHVFARVSPEQKLDLIRLWQEAGAVVAMTGDGVNDAPALKKADVGIAMGKRGTDVAREAADIVLKDDAFPTIVMAIEQGRTIFENIRRFIIYLLSGNLGQVLAVGLCAVAGAPLPLLPLQILYINLVLDVFPALALGVGESPEGIMDRKPRDPKEPVLTQGHWTATALWGALIAASVMTVFFVALAQDMGQDAAVTIGFLSFALARLWHVFNMRDAGSGLFANEVVRNRWVWYAIGICLVLTAAAAWLPGMSTLLEVVPLDFFGWMLVLSGSLAPLLIGQAALGLWRRSGCGETTCKKE, from the coding sequence ATGACCAAACACCATGTTCGGAGCGTCGAAGAAACGCTTGAGGATCTGTCCGTCGATCCGGAGCGCGGCCTTGGCGAGGCGGAGGTGCGGCAGCGGCGCGGGGAACATGGTCGGAATCGTCTTGGCGAGGCGGAACGGGTCAGCCCCTGGAAGATCCTCGCGGACCAGTTCAGGAACCTCGTCATCGGCATCCTGGCCGTCGCGGCGATCGTGTCCTTCGCGATGGGCGAGATCGTGCAGATGGCGGCGATCCTCGCTGCGATCGTGATCAATGCTGCCATCGGCTTCTTCACCGAATGGAAGGCCGTCCGGTCGATGGAGGCGCTGCGCAGCCTCGGTGCCGTGCAGGCGAGGGTGACGCGCGACGGGTCGAGCATGACTGTCGATTCCGAGGATCTCGTGCCCGGGGATGTGGTGCTGCTCGACGCCGGCGATGTCGTCACGGCCGATCTGCGGCTGGTTGAGGCGAACGGTCTGACCTGCGACGAATCCTCGCTGACCGGCGAGTCGGTGCCGGTGACCAAGACCACGGAGCCGGTGGAGGAGGAAACGCCGCTGGCCGAACGCACGTCGATGGCCTTCAAGGGCACCGCAGTGACGGGCGGCAGCGGCGCGGGCGTGGTCGTGGCCATCGGCATGCAGACCGAACTGGGCGGAATCGCGCGCATGACCTCGGAGGCCAGCGAAGAGGTAACGCCGCTCGAAAAGCGGCTGGACCGGCTGGCGCGCAATCTGGTGGTGGTCACGCTGATCGTGGCGACGGCGGTCGCCGCCCTTGGCTGGCTGGGCGGCAAGGATCTCGTCTCCATGCTCGAGACGGCGGTGGCGCTTGCAGTGGCCGCCGTGCCAGAGGGCCTGCCGATCGTGGCGACCGTCGCGCTGGCGCGCGGCATGTGGCGCATGGCGCGGCGCAACGCGCTGGTCGAGCGGCTGGCGGCGGTCGAGACGCTGGGCTCGACCAGCGTGATTTTCGCCGACAAGACCGGAACGCTGACGCAGAACCGGATGCGCGTGGCGCGGTTGGCGCTGCCGGGGCAGGACGAAGAGTTGCACTGGGAGGGGGACGCGCACCCCGAAGCGCCCCCGCCCTTGGCGTGCCGGCTGCTGGAGGTCGCCGCGCTGTGCAACAATGCCGAGCTTGAGCAGGCGGATGGCGATAATGGTGAGCACCCGGCCGGCACCGGCGATCCGATGGAGATCGCACTGCTTCATGCCGCCGCGGCCGCCGGCCTCGCGCGGGACCGTCTCCTCGACGATCAGCCCGAAGAGCGCGAGGAAAGCTTCGACGCCGATACCAAGATGATGGCGACGTTTCACGCGCGGGGCGGCGGCTTCCGCATTGCCGTCAAGGGAGCGCCAGAGGCGGTACTGGATGTCGTCACGCAGGTCGCGACCGAAGAGGGTGAGCGTGAGGGTGAGGCCGGGGCGCTGTCGGACGCAGCCCGCAAGGACTGGGAGGCGCGGATCGAGACGCTGGCCGCCAAGGGCTACCGCGTGCTCGCCTTCGCAGAACGACAGTCCGACAGCGCCGAGGCTGATCCCTACGAAGGCCTCACCCTTCTCGGCCTTGTGGGTCTGGAGGACCCGCCGCGCGACGACGTGCCCGACGCCATCGAGCGGTGCCGAAGGGCCGGCATCCGCGTCATCATGGTCACCGGCGACCAGCCGGTGACGGCTGCCGCAATCGCCGAACAGGTCGGACTTGCCGAAAAGCCGAAGGCGATCGTGGGCCGTGACCTGCCGAAGCTGGGCGACGGGGCGCAGGCGGATGCCCATGACGGGCTGCGCGACAATCACGTCTTCGCCCGCGTCTCCCCGGAACAGAAACTCGACCTGATCCGCCTCTGGCAGGAGGCAGGCGCAGTTGTCGCGATGACCGGCGATGGCGTGAACGATGCGCCCGCCCTCAAGAAGGCCGATGTCGGCATCGCCATGGGCAAACGCGGGACCGATGTCGCCCGCGAGGCAGCGGACATCGTGCTCAAGGACGACGCCTTTCCCACGATCGTGATGGCCATCGAACAGGGACGCACGATCTTCGAGAACATCCGCCGGTTCATCATCTATCTGCTCTCCGGCAATCTCGGCCAGGTTCTGGCGGTCGGTCTGTGCGCCGTTGCCGGCGCGCCCCTTCCTCTGCTGCCGCTCCAGATCCTCTACATCAACCTCGTGCTTGACGTGTTCCCCGCGCTCGCCCTCGGCGTGGGCGAAAGTCCGGAGGGCATCATGGACCGCAAGCCGCGAGACCCCAAGGAACCCGTTCTGACCCAAGGGCACTGGACCGCGACCGCGCTTTGGGGCGCCCTGATCGCGGCATCGGTCATGACAGTCTTCTTCGTCGCGCTGGCGCAAGACATGGGACAGGACGCGGCGGTGACGATCGGATTTCTGAGCTTCGCCCTGGCACGGCTCTGGCACGTCTTCAACATGCGCGACGCCGGATCCGGACTTTTTGCCAACGAGGTCGTGCGCAACCGTTGGGTCTGGTACGCGATCGGGATTTGTCTCGTCCTGACTGCGGCCGCCGCATGGCTGCCTGGCATGAGCACGCTTCTCGAGGTCGTGCCGCTGGATTTCTTCGGCTGGATGCTGGTCCTGAGTGGCAGCCTCGCTCCCCTGCTCATCGGGCAGGCGGCGCTGGGCCTGTGGCGCCGCTCGGGATGCGGCGAGACCACGTGCAAAAAGGAATGA
- a CDS encoding RNA methyltransferase, with translation MSGTNRSITFESGQGPIVVLVEPQLGENIGMAARAMANFGLTEMRLVAPRDGWPSEKARATSSGALHIVDAAQVFDDVTAALHDVTLAFATTARERGQMKRVLSPQESMREAVAEFSAGGRVAILFGRERSGLDNDEISLCDAITTFPVNPAFASLNIAQAVLLTGYEWFRTAHGEALPFAGEIRSPRAPRAMAASFFDYLEEELDRVEFFPPDKRPSMMRNLRDVFLRRDLTEQDVRTLRGAMRALILRRRRDEAQGRDEAPAPDEA, from the coding sequence ATGTCTGGAACGAATCGCAGCATCACCTTCGAATCGGGACAGGGCCCGATCGTGGTGCTGGTGGAGCCGCAACTGGGCGAGAATATCGGCATGGCCGCCCGCGCCATGGCGAATTTCGGGCTCACCGAGATGCGCCTCGTCGCGCCACGCGACGGCTGGCCGAGCGAGAAGGCGCGCGCCACCTCCTCCGGCGCGCTGCATATCGTCGACGCCGCGCAGGTCTTCGACGACGTCACCGCCGCGCTTCACGACGTCACCCTCGCCTTCGCCACCACGGCCCGCGAGCGCGGCCAGATGAAGCGCGTGCTCTCGCCGCAGGAAAGCATGCGCGAGGCCGTTGCCGAGTTTTCCGCCGGCGGGCGTGTCGCGATCCTGTTCGGGCGCGAGCGCTCGGGCCTCGACAATGACGAGATTTCCCTGTGTGACGCGATCACGACCTTCCCGGTCAATCCCGCCTTCGCCTCGCTCAACATCGCCCAGGCGGTGCTTCTGACGGGCTACGAATGGTTTCGCACCGCCCATGGCGAAGCCCTGCCCTTCGCCGGCGAGATCCGCTCGCCACGCGCACCGCGCGCCATGGCGGCCTCGTTTTTCGATTATCTCGAAGAGGAACTCGACCGGGTCGAATTCTTCCCGCCCGACAAGCGCCCCTCGATGATGCGCAACCTGCGCGACGTCTTCCTGCGCCGCGATCTCACCGAGCAGGATGTGCGCACCCTGCGCGGCGCCATGCGCGCCCTGATCCTGCGCCGCCGCCGCGACGAAGCGCAGGGCCGCGACGAGGCCCCGGCGCCGGACGAGGCGTGA
- the recA gene encoding recombinase RecA, whose amino-acid sequence MVQSALRLVEGSSMDKDKTKALDAALSQIERAFGKGSIMRMGKGQQPVEIETVSTGSLGLDIALGVGGLPRGRVIEIYGPESSGKTTLALHTIAEAQKKGGVCAFVDAEHALDPIYARKLGVNLDDLLISQPDTGEQALEIADTLVRSGAVDVLVVDSVAALTPRAEIEGDMGDVQPGLQARLMSQALRKLTGSINRSKTMVIFINQIRMKIGVMYGSPETTTGGNALKFYASVRLDIRRISTLKDRDEAIGNNVRVKVVKNKVAPPFKQVEFDIMYGEGISKVGELVDLGVKGGIVDKSGSWFSYDSQRLGQGRENAKTFLKENPETAAKIEATIRQNSGVLAERILDEAVPSAEDLDEGEA is encoded by the coding sequence ATGGTTCAGTCCGCATTGAGGCTGGTGGAAGGTTCTTCCATGGATAAAGATAAAACGAAGGCGCTCGACGCGGCGCTTTCCCAGATTGAACGCGCATTCGGCAAGGGCTCGATCATGCGCATGGGCAAGGGCCAGCAGCCCGTCGAGATCGAAACGGTCTCGACCGGGTCGCTGGGTCTCGACATTGCGCTCGGCGTCGGCGGCCTGCCGCGCGGGCGCGTCATCGAGATCTACGGGCCGGAATCATCGGGCAAGACGACGCTGGCCCTGCATACGATCGCAGAGGCCCAGAAGAAAGGCGGTGTCTGTGCCTTCGTTGATGCCGAGCACGCGCTCGATCCGATCTATGCCCGCAAGCTCGGCGTCAATCTGGACGATCTGCTGATCTCGCAGCCAGATACCGGCGAGCAGGCGCTCGAGATCGCCGATACGCTGGTGCGTTCGGGTGCGGTGGATGTGCTCGTCGTTGATTCGGTTGCGGCGCTGACGCCGCGTGCCGAGATCGAGGGCGATATGGGCGATGTCCAGCCCGGCCTGCAGGCGCGCCTGATGTCGCAGGCCCTGCGCAAGCTCACCGGCTCGATCAACCGCTCGAAGACGATGGTGATCTTCATCAACCAGATCCGCATGAAGATCGGTGTGATGTATGGCAGCCCGGAGACGACGACGGGTGGCAACGCCCTGAAATTCTATGCCTCCGTGCGCCTCGACATCCGCCGCATCTCGACGCTGAAGGATCGCGACGAGGCGATCGGCAACAATGTCCGCGTCAAGGTGGTCAAGAACAAGGTCGCCCCGCCCTTCAAGCAGGTCGAATTCGACATCATGTATGGCGAGGGGATCTCCAAGGTCGGCGAACTCGTCGATCTCGGCGTCAAGGGCGGCATCGTCGACAAGTCCGGTTCCTGGTTCTCATACGATAGCCAGCGGCTCGGGCAGGGGCGTGAGAACGCCAAGACATTCCTCAAGGAAAACCCGGAAACCGCCGCAAAGATCGAGGCGACCATCCGCCAGAATTCCGGCGTGCTGGCCGAACGCATCCTCGACGAGGCGGTGCCGAGCGCCGAGGATCTGGACGAAGGCGAGGCGTGA